From Tiliqua scincoides isolate rTilSci1 chromosome 2, rTilSci1.hap2, whole genome shotgun sequence, the proteins below share one genomic window:
- the LOC136639746 gene encoding putative protein-lysine deacylase ABHD14B isoform X1 yields MQSESACRFPGTDIPDEMAATQLTESTIVVGGQTLFYRQAQPAQQAPRLSVLLLHGIRFSSETWLNLQTLAKLAEAGYRAVAIDLPGLGRSMEAVAPAPVGEPAPSSFLKSVFEALQLDQAVVISPSLSGMYSLPFLFQHSDLLKAYIPVAPICTDKFSAAQYASVKTPTLIVYGDQDVQMGEVSLKNLKNLPNHKVMLMKGAGHACYLDKPDEWHLGLLDFLKHLE; encoded by the exons ATTTCCTGGAACAGACATCCCAGACGAGATGGCTGCCACACAGCTGACTGAGAGTACCATCGTTGTGGGTGGACAAACTCTGTTCTACCGGCAGGCCCAGCCAGCTCAGCAGGCCCCTCGGCTTTCTGTCTTGCTTCTGCATGGTATTCGTTTTTCATCAGAGACCTGGCTCAACCTGCAGACTTTGGCCAAGTTGGCAGAAGCTGGATATCGCGCTGTAGCTATTGATTTGCCAG GATTAGGTCGTTCCATGGAGGCTGTTGCCCCTGCTCCGGTCGGAGAGCCAGCACCCAGCAGTTTCCTGAAGTCTGTCTTTGAGGCCTTGCAGTTAGACCAGGCCGTAGTGATCAGCCCATCTCTCAGCGGGATGTATTCACTTCCATTCCTCTTCCAGCACAGTGACCTGCTCAAGGCTTACATCCCAGTGGCACCCATCTGCACAGACAAATTCTCAGCCGCGCAATATGCCAGTGTGAAA ACACCAACACTGATTGTATATGGGGACCAAGATGTCCAGATGGGGGAGGTGAGCCTGAAAAACCTGAAGAATTTACCCAATCACAAAGTGATGCTGATGAAAGGAGCAGGTCATGCCTGTTACCTCGACAAGCCAGATGAATGGCACCTTGGTCTGCTAGACTTCCTGAAGCACTTGGAATGA
- the LOC136639746 gene encoding putative protein-lysine deacylase ABHD14B isoform X2: MAATQLTESTIVVGGQTLFYRQAQPAQQAPRLSVLLLHGIRFSSETWLNLQTLAKLAEAGYRAVAIDLPGLGRSMEAVAPAPVGEPAPSSFLKSVFEALQLDQAVVISPSLSGMYSLPFLFQHSDLLKAYIPVAPICTDKFSAAQYASVKTPTLIVYGDQDVQMGEVSLKNLKNLPNHKVMLMKGAGHACYLDKPDEWHLGLLDFLKHLE; encoded by the exons ATGGCTGCCACACAGCTGACTGAGAGTACCATCGTTGTGGGTGGACAAACTCTGTTCTACCGGCAGGCCCAGCCAGCTCAGCAGGCCCCTCGGCTTTCTGTCTTGCTTCTGCATGGTATTCGTTTTTCATCAGAGACCTGGCTCAACCTGCAGACTTTGGCCAAGTTGGCAGAAGCTGGATATCGCGCTGTAGCTATTGATTTGCCAG GATTAGGTCGTTCCATGGAGGCTGTTGCCCCTGCTCCGGTCGGAGAGCCAGCACCCAGCAGTTTCCTGAAGTCTGTCTTTGAGGCCTTGCAGTTAGACCAGGCCGTAGTGATCAGCCCATCTCTCAGCGGGATGTATTCACTTCCATTCCTCTTCCAGCACAGTGACCTGCTCAAGGCTTACATCCCAGTGGCACCCATCTGCACAGACAAATTCTCAGCCGCGCAATATGCCAGTGTGAAA ACACCAACACTGATTGTATATGGGGACCAAGATGTCCAGATGGGGGAGGTGAGCCTGAAAAACCTGAAGAATTTACCCAATCACAAAGTGATGCTGATGAAAGGAGCAGGTCATGCCTGTTACCTCGACAAGCCAGATGAATGGCACCTTGGTCTGCTAGACTTCCTGAAGCACTTGGAATGA